In a genomic window of Fibrobacter sp. UWH4:
- a CDS encoding diacylglycerol kinase family protein, which yields MYKFVFLINPISGGGQGKMIHQFLPEIMASMNYTDDQWKAEFTNIDGLEKQISDALANTEKLVAVGGDGTVSSVLSVMVSSEYAKSVKIGLIPLGTGNDLARVLNLYKPYVDKGLLFLVRRLLQAKARPFDIWKVNGKIAFANYFSGGIDARIAHDFNHARAVGEFNSNSVIVNKLHYVKSFFADRSYHLKKGKLSFVDAEGRSWQKILDGHRTVIVGNIPSFASGANPFYKSDMADRLLEIVCVPNMFMFLLAIAVGTVPVVGNFVKKHFLKTHKARSIELEFADDEFLQLDGEDLSGKLGGHVKIDFACQVQIMALGE from the coding sequence GTGTATAAGTTTGTTTTTCTCATAAACCCGATTAGTGGCGGTGGCCAGGGCAAGATGATTCACCAGTTCTTGCCCGAAATCATGGCGTCCATGAATTATACGGACGACCAGTGGAAGGCTGAATTCACGAATATCGACGGGCTGGAAAAACAGATTAGCGATGCGCTGGCCAATACGGAAAAGCTTGTGGCTGTCGGCGGCGACGGAACGGTGTCGTCGGTACTTTCGGTGATGGTCTCTTCGGAATACGCGAAGTCCGTGAAAATCGGCCTGATTCCCCTTGGAACGGGAAACGACCTTGCCCGCGTGCTGAACCTTTACAAACCCTATGTGGACAAAGGTCTATTGTTCCTGGTGCGTCGCTTGTTGCAGGCCAAGGCACGTCCCTTCGATATTTGGAAGGTGAACGGCAAGATTGCCTTTGCGAACTATTTTTCGGGTGGAATCGATGCCCGAATTGCTCATGACTTTAATCATGCCCGTGCGGTGGGTGAATTCAATTCGAATTCCGTTATCGTGAACAAGCTGCATTATGTCAAGAGTTTCTTTGCGGACCGTTCGTATCATTTAAAAAAGGGAAAGCTTTCCTTTGTTGATGCCGAAGGCCGCAGTTGGCAAAAGATTCTGGATGGTCACCGCACGGTGATTGTGGGCAATATCCCGAGCTTTGCCAGCGGCGCGAATCCTTTCTACAAATCCGATATGGCGGACCGTCTGCTCGAAATCGTTTGTGTTCCGAATATGTTCATGTTCCTTTTGGCGATTGCCGTGGGAACGGTGCCTGTGGTGGGTAACTTTGTCAAGAAGCATTTCTTGAAAACGCACAAGGCGCGATCAATTGAACTTGAGTTTGCCGATGACGAGTTCCTGCAACTTGACGGTGAAGATCTGAGTGGAAAATTGGGCGGACACGTGAAGATTGATTTCGCTTGTCAGGTGCAGATTATGGCGCTGGGGGAATAA
- a CDS encoding UDP-3-O-(3-hydroxymyristoyl)glucosamine N-acyltransferase — MFSVCASEIVDYLQNECHIECEFLRKSLDGAPLSGFAALTQARENDVSFWVGRIESVTHANGPSNDELNGVAAGLLFVPKFSRANVSENDGKSMSDNATMRDPLLEIFPHVKNIVAVAEPYHVMVKFLEHFEGDGFNDNMKTGVDFDAGVGYGENGPWIHPSAVVEGFVDEGCFVGPGCVVMRGASVGRGCRLESNVTIYPNVIVGEGCIFQAGVVVGSRGFGFYEHEGERRMVPHFAGVRIGNRCSFGANTVVAAGFISPTTIGDNCHLDSMVQIAHNCVLGNNIYMASQTALGGTTILEDGVQFAGGAKAAGHLTVGKNAIVTAKAGVTKSVPAGKTVAGFPAIDIEIWRRQMVELRMMAKKKLEK; from the coding sequence ATGTTCTCGGTCTGCGCTTCGGAAATTGTCGATTACCTGCAAAACGAATGTCATATTGAATGTGAATTTTTGCGCAAGTCGCTGGACGGCGCTCCATTGAGCGGCTTTGCGGCACTGACGCAGGCCCGTGAAAATGACGTGAGTTTCTGGGTCGGTCGTATCGAGAGCGTGACGCATGCGAATGGACCTTCGAACGATGAATTGAACGGTGTTGCTGCGGGTCTGCTGTTTGTACCGAAATTTTCACGAGCGAACGTGTCGGAAAATGACGGAAAATCAATGTCGGATAATGCGACTATGCGTGACCCGTTGCTGGAGATTTTTCCGCATGTCAAAAACATTGTGGCGGTAGCCGAGCCTTACCATGTCATGGTCAAATTCCTGGAGCATTTCGAGGGCGATGGCTTTAATGACAACATGAAAACTGGCGTGGATTTTGACGCTGGTGTGGGCTATGGCGAAAATGGCCCCTGGATTCACCCGTCGGCGGTTGTCGAAGGCTTTGTCGACGAAGGCTGTTTTGTCGGGCCCGGCTGCGTGGTGATGCGCGGTGCAAGCGTCGGACGCGGTTGCCGCCTGGAATCGAACGTGACCATTTACCCGAATGTTATTGTGGGCGAGGGTTGCATTTTTCAGGCAGGCGTCGTAGTCGGTAGCCGCGGCTTCGGATTTTACGAGCACGAGGGCGAGCGTCGCATGGTGCCGCATTTTGCGGGCGTCCGCATCGGGAACCGCTGTAGCTTTGGCGCGAACACGGTCGTGGCTGCAGGATTCATTTCGCCGACGACCATCGGCGACAATTGCCACTTGGATTCCATGGTGCAGATTGCTCACAACTGCGTTTTGGGCAACAACATTTACATGGCCTCGCAGACGGCGCTCGGCGGCACGACGATTCTCGAAGACGGCGTGCAGTTCGCGGGCGGTGCCAAGGCCGCGGGGCACTTGACCGTGGGCAAGAATGCGATTGTGACCGCGAAAGCGGGCGTGACCAAGAGCGTTCCCGCTGGCAAGACCGTTGCTGGGTTCCCTGCGATAGACATCGAAATCTGGCGACGCCAAATGGTCGAACTCCGCATGATGGCGAAAAAGAAGCTAGAGAAGTGA